A part of Saliniradius amylolyticus genomic DNA contains:
- the galU gene encoding UTP--glucose-1-phosphate uridylyltransferase GalU, protein MMDVRKAVIPVAGLGTRMLPATKAIPKEMLPVVDKPLIQYVVSECVAAGIKEIVLVTHASKNSIENHFDTSFELEATLEKRVKRQLLDEVQSICPKDVTIMHVRQGVAKGLGHAVLCAEPLVGDAPFAVVLPDVLIDDAASDLTQDNMAEMIARFKESGASQIMVEKVPEDKVSQFGIADINGEELRPGQSAPIKMVVEKPPKDEAPSDLAVVGRYVLSANIWDKLRHTPPGAGDEIQLTDAIDALMLEEPVEAYYMKGKSHDCGSKLGYMKANVEYALRHPELGQEFAAYLKL, encoded by the coding sequence GTGATGGATGTGAGAAAAGCCGTAATACCCGTTGCAGGCCTGGGCACTCGTATGTTGCCTGCTACCAAGGCTATTCCCAAGGAGATGTTGCCGGTGGTGGATAAGCCCCTGATTCAGTATGTGGTCAGTGAATGCGTTGCGGCCGGCATTAAGGAAATTGTTTTGGTGACTCATGCCAGTAAGAACAGCATTGAAAACCACTTCGACACCAGCTTTGAACTGGAAGCAACGCTGGAAAAGCGGGTCAAACGTCAGCTGTTGGATGAGGTGCAGTCCATTTGCCCAAAAGATGTCACCATCATGCATGTGCGTCAGGGCGTGGCGAAAGGACTGGGGCATGCTGTGCTCTGCGCCGAGCCGCTGGTGGGTGACGCGCCTTTTGCGGTGGTCTTGCCAGATGTGCTCATTGACGATGCGGCCTCTGACCTGACTCAGGATAATATGGCCGAAATGATCGCGCGCTTTAAAGAGTCTGGTGCCAGTCAGATTATGGTGGAGAAGGTGCCGGAGGATAAGGTCAGTCAGTTCGGTATTGCCGATATTAATGGAGAGGAACTTCGGCCCGGGCAATCCGCGCCGATTAAAATGGTGGTGGAAAAGCCGCCCAAAGACGAGGCGCCGTCCGACCTGGCCGTGGTAGGGCGCTATGTGCTGTCGGCCAATATCTGGGACAAGTTGCGCCATACTCCGCCGGGGGCGGGCGATGAAATCCAGCTGACCGACGCTATCGACGCATTGATGCTGGAAGAGCCGGTGGAAGCCTACTACATGAAGGGTAAAAGCCATGACTGTGGCAGTAAACTGGGTTATATGAAAGCCAATGTGGAGTATGCCCTTCGCCATCCGGAGCTGGGGCAGGAATTCGCGGCGTACCTTAAGTTATAG
- a CDS encoding mechanosensitive ion channel family protein: protein MDEKQTLMQGFEQLPTLVLEYSDALGLPIQVSQTLYLVIALSLILVSSWLGLVVGRYLLTHQATRLIAASKSQLDDELKEHHFFSRLAHLIPVVLIYVLAQPLLKDWEGALSLLLKLTYIYGVVVSLLLISALLNTAEGIYNHSPMAKRVPITNFIQVGKLIFTLVAIILVVADLIDKSPTLVLSGLGAITAVLLLIFRDTILGLVAGVNIVANRMVNTGDWIELSKYGANGTVIAVGLTTVKVQNWDNTITTVPTYALIGDSFINWRGMQESGGRRIKRAIYLDIHSIRFCDESMLEDFAKIRYIKAYINKKREEVARHNQDEHVTAEDLVNARRLTNIGTFRAYIIEYLKHHPKVNQELTLMARQLAPTEFGLPMEVYCFSKDKIWVEYEGVQSDIMDHLLAILPAFGLRAYQRISDRQTGN from the coding sequence ATGGATGAAAAACAAACACTGATGCAAGGCTTTGAACAGCTGCCCACCCTGGTACTGGAATACAGCGATGCGCTGGGCCTGCCGATTCAGGTGAGCCAGACGCTGTATTTAGTCATTGCTTTGAGTTTAATACTGGTCAGTTCCTGGCTTGGATTGGTTGTAGGTAGGTACTTACTAACTCACCAGGCCACAAGACTGATTGCAGCCAGTAAGAGCCAACTGGATGACGAACTCAAGGAGCATCACTTTTTCTCCAGACTGGCGCACCTGATCCCGGTCGTACTGATTTATGTGCTGGCTCAACCGCTGCTAAAAGATTGGGAAGGCGCGCTGAGCTTGTTACTGAAGCTGACGTATATCTATGGAGTGGTTGTGTCGCTTCTGCTTATCAGCGCTCTGCTGAATACCGCCGAAGGCATTTACAACCACTCCCCGATGGCCAAGCGCGTGCCCATTACCAACTTCATTCAGGTGGGCAAGCTGATCTTTACGTTGGTGGCCATCATTCTGGTGGTTGCCGATCTTATCGATAAGTCTCCGACGCTGGTTCTTTCGGGCCTTGGAGCCATTACCGCCGTTTTGTTGCTTATCTTCCGCGACACCATTTTAGGCCTGGTAGCAGGGGTCAACATCGTGGCCAACCGCATGGTCAATACTGGCGACTGGATAGAACTGAGCAAGTATGGCGCCAATGGTACGGTGATCGCCGTAGGCCTAACCACGGTCAAGGTACAAAACTGGGATAACACCATCACCACAGTGCCCACTTATGCCCTGATTGGTGACTCGTTCATTAACTGGCGCGGTATGCAGGAATCCGGCGGTCGCCGCATCAAGCGGGCCATATATCTGGATATCCATTCCATTCGTTTTTGCGATGAATCGATGTTAGAAGACTTCGCCAAGATCCGTTATATCAAAGCGTACATCAATAAAAAGCGAGAAGAGGTCGCCAGACACAACCAGGATGAGCATGTCACCGCAGAGGATCTGGTTAACGCCCGTCGGCTGACTAACATCGGTACCTTCCGCGCTTATATTATTGAGTATCTTAAGCATCACCCCAAGGTCAATCAGGAGCTGACGTTAATGGCCCGCCAGCTGGCTCCGACGGAGTTTGGCCTGCCCATGGAGGTTTACTGCTTTTCCAAGGACAAAATCTGGGTGGAATATGAGGGCGTGCAGTCGGATATTATGGATCATCTGCTGGCCATCTTACCGGCCTTTGGCCTGCGCGCCTATCAGCGCATTAGCGACCGTCAGACAGGGAACTGA
- a CDS encoding acyltransferase: MLSFLPPFLILPVHLLLQILNLAFWGAFVIGFGIIKFLLPVPVITRALNAILHFGMASFAVCSMGFIRLFNRLDLQVEVDGELDKQHWYLVISNHLSWLDIILLMYFSVGRIPATKFFIKQELLWMPFVGLGAWALDMPFMRRYSKEQVEKNPALKGKDIETTKKSCEKFKAIPTTVVNFVEGTRFTPKKHRLRNSPYENLLKPKAAGVAFTLAAMGHLFNHIINVTLLYPHSRHPVLELLCGRLTKVLLHAEVLPVEERLIGDYFNNEQFRLSFQSWLNDKWAEKDQHLRQLLDSR; the protein is encoded by the coding sequence ATGTTATCTTTCTTACCGCCGTTTTTAATTCTTCCGGTCCACCTGCTATTACAGATCCTCAATCTGGCGTTCTGGGGCGCCTTTGTTATCGGTTTTGGGATCATTAAGTTTTTGTTGCCTGTTCCCGTTATAACACGGGCTCTGAACGCCATACTGCACTTTGGCATGGCGAGCTTTGCTGTATGCAGCATGGGCTTTATCCGTTTGTTTAACCGACTGGACCTGCAGGTCGAAGTGGATGGCGAGCTGGATAAGCAGCACTGGTACCTGGTGATCTCCAACCATCTCAGTTGGCTGGACATTATCCTGCTGATGTACTTTTCCGTAGGCCGCATCCCAGCGACTAAGTTTTTTATCAAGCAGGAACTGCTATGGATGCCCTTTGTAGGCCTGGGAGCCTGGGCTCTGGATATGCCGTTTATGCGTCGTTACAGCAAAGAACAGGTAGAGAAGAATCCGGCCCTAAAAGGCAAAGACATCGAAACCACCAAGAAAAGCTGTGAGAAATTCAAAGCCATTCCCACCACGGTAGTGAACTTTGTGGAAGGCACGCGTTTCACGCCCAAGAAGCACCGGCTGCGCAATAGCCCTTACGAAAACCTGTTAAAACCCAAAGCTGCCGGAGTCGCCTTTACGCTGGCGGCCATGGGCCATCTGTTTAATCATATCATCAATGTCACCTTGCTCTATCCCCATAGTCGCCATCCGGTCCTGGAGCTGCTCTGCGGCCGATTAACCAAGGTATTGCTGCATGCCGAGGTCTTGCCCGTGGAAGAGCGGTTGATCGGTGATTACTTCAATAACGAACAATTCCGTCTGAGCTTTCAAAGCTGGCTCAACGACAAATGGGCGGAAAAAGACCAACACCTGCGTCAACTTCTGGATAGCCGTTAA
- a CDS encoding acyltransferase has protein sequence MKNLVGVFSVLGYGINTLFWFVPIILLSLLKLIPIRPWQTVLTRILDRCATSWVSINNLNQKLTGGTQFDVKGLNPLTPKEWYLVIANHQSWVDILVLQRVFNRKIPFLKFFLKRELIWVPFLGLAWWALDFPFMRRYKKAFLEKYPHKKGKDLETTRAACEKFRFKPVSIMNFVEGTRFTPQKHAAQNSPFDHLLRPKAGGIAFVLNAMGDKLHQLLDVTIHYPQGAPSFWDFVCGKVKQIQVRVKVTSLDNVLPGDYFDSEEQKLKFQQWLNQRWQQKDALLETLERATCSKEQAV, from the coding sequence ATGAAAAACCTTGTTGGCGTATTTTCGGTATTGGGTTACGGAATCAACACCCTGTTCTGGTTTGTGCCGATTATTCTATTGTCCCTGCTGAAATTGATTCCGATTCGCCCCTGGCAGACCGTACTCACTCGCATTCTGGACCGGTGTGCCACCTCCTGGGTCAGCATCAATAACCTGAACCAGAAGCTCACCGGCGGCACTCAGTTTGACGTTAAGGGTCTGAACCCGCTCACCCCCAAAGAGTGGTATCTGGTGATTGCCAACCACCAGTCCTGGGTGGATATTTTGGTTCTTCAGCGCGTGTTTAACCGTAAAATCCCATTTCTAAAATTTTTTCTAAAGCGAGAGCTGATCTGGGTGCCCTTCCTTGGCCTCGCCTGGTGGGCACTGGACTTCCCCTTTATGCGCCGCTACAAAAAAGCCTTTTTGGAAAAGTACCCGCACAAGAAGGGTAAGGATCTGGAAACCACCCGCGCAGCGTGCGAGAAATTTCGCTTCAAACCTGTGAGCATCATGAATTTTGTGGAAGGCACCCGCTTTACTCCACAAAAACACGCGGCTCAGAACAGCCCTTTTGACCACCTGCTCAGACCCAAAGCAGGCGGCATTGCCTTTGTATTAAATGCCATGGGTGATAAATTACACCAGCTACTGGATGTCACCATTCACTACCCTCAGGGGGCACCCAGCTTTTGGGACTTTGTCTGCGGTAAGGTGAAGCAAATTCAGGTACGCGTTAAGGTGACATCACTGGACAATGTGTTGCCCGGTGATTACTTTGACAGCGAAGAACAAAAACTGAAGTTCCAGCAATGGCTGAATCAACGCTGGCAACAAAAAGATGCCCTGCTTGAAACGCTGGAAAGGGCCACATGCTCTAAGGAACAAGCCGTATAA
- the proB gene encoding glutamate 5-kinase — protein MNASSNNYAPFQWQRAVIKVGSNLIAPQGNRCCIEHLMPLAQFISQSRRQGKSVVLVSSGAVAAGRSALGGEPPASLSRKQAMAAVGQNRMMANWARLFDFDIAQMLLTHNDIRQRDSYLNIKSTLRELLEFDILPIVNENDSVASDELKFGDNDNLAALVALVAEADTLMLCTDIDGLYTANPHHDPKASPIRRVETLTAEHMALAGDSHSCIGTGGMLTKLQAASKAAANGVQTLIINGGDANSYMQLSQGRVPGTLIQAGQSRDSAKKNWLRHSLKAKGQLAVDEGAAKALVSAGASLLPVGITEVQGHFDIGEAVEVSFQGKVIATGLSQYSAAELRQICGAQSLNIESRLGYVRAPVAVHRDDLILH, from the coding sequence GTGAACGCCAGCTCTAATAACTATGCTCCGTTTCAGTGGCAGCGCGCCGTGATCAAAGTGGGCAGTAATCTCATCGCGCCCCAGGGCAATCGCTGCTGTATTGAACATCTGATGCCTCTGGCCCAGTTTATCAGCCAGAGTCGTCGTCAGGGGAAGTCGGTGGTATTAGTGTCTTCCGGTGCGGTTGCCGCCGGTCGAAGCGCGTTGGGCGGCGAGCCCCCCGCCAGTCTGTCCCGCAAACAAGCCATGGCCGCGGTAGGGCAGAATCGCATGATGGCCAACTGGGCGCGACTGTTTGACTTTGATATCGCCCAGATGTTGCTGACTCACAATGATATCCGACAGCGTGACAGCTACCTGAATATCAAAAGTACACTCAGGGAGTTGTTAGAGTTCGACATTCTGCCCATTGTGAATGAAAACGACTCTGTAGCCAGTGACGAGCTGAAATTCGGCGATAATGACAACCTGGCGGCGTTGGTAGCCCTTGTCGCAGAAGCCGACACTCTCATGCTTTGCACCGATATCGATGGCCTGTATACCGCCAATCCTCACCATGACCCAAAAGCATCGCCCATTCGACGGGTTGAGACCTTAACAGCCGAGCATATGGCCTTAGCCGGGGACAGCCACTCCTGCATCGGCACCGGCGGTATGCTGACCAAGTTGCAGGCGGCGAGCAAGGCGGCGGCAAATGGTGTACAGACGCTGATCATCAATGGCGGTGATGCCAATAGCTATATGCAGCTGTCTCAGGGCAGGGTGCCCGGTACTCTGATTCAGGCCGGTCAGTCACGTGACAGTGCCAAGAAGAACTGGCTGCGTCATAGCTTGAAGGCGAAAGGCCAGCTAGCCGTCGATGAAGGCGCAGCGAAGGCGCTGGTTAGTGCGGGCGCTTCTTTACTGCCGGTGGGCATTACAGAGGTGCAGGGCCATTTTGATATTGGTGAGGCCGTTGAGGTGAGCTTTCAGGGCAAGGTAATTGCCACCGGTCTCAGCCAGTACTCTGCTGCGGAGCTGCGACAGATTTGTGGCGCCCAGAGTCTGAACATTGAGTCTCGTCTGGGCTATGTCCGCGCGCCCGTTGCCGTCCATCGAGATGACCTTATTCTGCATTAA
- a CDS encoding Nramp family divalent metal transporter, whose amino-acid sequence MRFGAGLLVTAAFIGPGTITTASVAGANFGFALLWTLLFSVIATIVLQGMAARLGIVTGLDLAQALRKHIHQPLFRYLAGFLVISAIGIGSAAYEAGNLTGASLGLIGLFPDSEHYYWTPVIALISAALLWTGKHKLVENALIGLVLIMSLVFITTMVMAGPDLGALMAGFVPSIPEGSLTTVLALIGTTIVPYNLFLHSGVLASQARHTEDKTRAVTHANWDTGLSVGLGGLITLAILSTASVAFFGQQVNSLSAATIAHQLEPLLGESAQYFFAVGLFAAGLTSAITAPLAGAYAVCGMLGWSNDMKNTRFRLVALFILIFGAVVASLGLDPFAVIIFAQATNGVLLPVVTFYLVWLVNSRKVMQEQTNGLGLNLLLIPIVLLITGLSIYKLVSLV is encoded by the coding sequence ATGCGATTTGGAGCCGGACTTCTGGTTACTGCCGCCTTTATCGGCCCGGGTACAATCACCACCGCCAGCGTTGCCGGTGCGAACTTTGGCTTTGCCCTGTTATGGACCTTACTCTTCTCAGTCATCGCGACCATTGTGCTGCAAGGCATGGCCGCCCGGCTCGGCATTGTGACTGGGCTGGATCTGGCTCAGGCCCTGCGCAAACACATTCACCAACCATTGTTTCGCTATCTTGCGGGCTTTTTAGTGATCAGCGCCATCGGTATCGGCAGTGCCGCCTATGAAGCGGGTAACCTGACCGGTGCAAGCTTAGGTCTGATTGGCCTGTTTCCCGACTCCGAGCATTATTACTGGACGCCGGTTATTGCACTGATTTCTGCCGCCTTGCTTTGGACCGGTAAACACAAACTGGTAGAAAATGCGCTCATCGGTCTGGTTCTGATCATGAGCCTGGTGTTTATCACGACTATGGTTATGGCCGGACCGGATTTAGGGGCGTTAATGGCAGGTTTTGTACCCTCGATCCCCGAAGGCTCGCTGACCACAGTACTGGCTCTGATTGGCACCACCATTGTGCCCTACAACCTGTTTTTACATTCCGGCGTATTAGCAAGCCAGGCCCGACACACCGAGGATAAAACCAGGGCGGTCACCCATGCCAACTGGGATACCGGCCTATCGGTGGGGCTGGGAGGCTTGATTACCCTGGCGATCCTGTCCACCGCCAGCGTGGCTTTTTTCGGTCAGCAGGTGAATAGCCTGTCTGCCGCCACCATCGCGCACCAACTCGAACCCTTGTTAGGAGAATCCGCCCAGTACTTTTTTGCTGTAGGCCTCTTTGCAGCGGGCTTAACCAGTGCCATCACCGCCCCATTGGCCGGGGCCTATGCCGTATGCGGCATGCTGGGCTGGTCCAATGATATGAAAAACACCCGCTTTAGGCTGGTGGCGCTGTTTATCCTGATCTTTGGTGCCGTGGTTGCCAGCCTGGGGCTGGATCCGTTCGCGGTTATTATCTTTGCCCAGGCCACCAACGGCGTTTTGTTACCCGTGGTCACCTTCTACTTGGTGTGGCTGGTCAACAGCCGCAAGGTGATGCAGGAACAAACTAATGGGCTGGGTTTGAACCTGCTGCTCATTCCTATCGTCTTGCTCATCACCGGCCTGAGCATCTATAAATTGGTGTCGTTGGTATAG
- a CDS encoding YqaA family protein produces MLGYLTLFGAAFLSATILPFYSEVILFALARDGEPGWALILVATVGNTLGAVVNWVLGKYLLKYKDRRWFYFKEKQLHRMQNWFNHYGVWSLLLAWLPLGGDALTFIAGVMKVRLWVFLILVGIGKAVRYVAVFYFSAASLNWL; encoded by the coding sequence ATGCTAGGTTACCTCACGCTATTCGGAGCGGCCTTTTTATCCGCTACCATTTTGCCGTTTTATTCCGAGGTCATCCTCTTTGCCTTAGCCAGAGACGGCGAGCCGGGCTGGGCGCTGATCCTGGTCGCGACTGTTGGCAATACGCTGGGCGCAGTGGTGAACTGGGTACTGGGTAAGTACTTACTCAAGTATAAAGACCGGCGCTGGTTTTACTTTAAAGAAAAGCAGCTCCATCGGATGCAAAACTGGTTTAATCATTATGGCGTCTGGAGTCTGTTGCTCGCCTGGCTGCCGCTGGGCGGCGATGCCTTGACCTTTATTGCCGGTGTAATGAAGGTGCGCCTCTGGGTGTTTCTGATTCTGGTCGGCATCGGCAAGGCCGTGCGCTATGTGGCGGTATTTTACTTCTCTGCCGCCAGTTTGAACTGGCTGTAA
- a CDS encoding gamma-glutamyl-gamma-aminobutyrate hydrolase family protein, producing MAQDTQRNTSKPVIGVTGNARRWSPSWYCIRLSVWLAGGIARRISVRHELPEAHLDGLVISGGDDIHPELYEGEVAPKGEYDEARDALEQRYIRYALEQHLPVLGICRGYQLINVTLGGRLYEDIRPLRRKTSNFGTVLPRKTARLQPGSLLKRWLKASQVRINSLHQQAVKETGQDLTTSAYDLDGFIQATENHSTPPILGVQWHPEYLFYLSRQRRLFHWLVIQAKRFQAREN from the coding sequence ATGGCACAAGACACTCAACGAAATACATCAAAACCTGTCATCGGCGTAACCGGTAATGCCAGGCGCTGGTCACCGTCCTGGTATTGTATCCGCTTATCAGTATGGCTTGCCGGGGGGATTGCCAGGCGCATCAGTGTGCGGCACGAATTGCCGGAAGCGCATCTGGACGGACTGGTGATCAGTGGCGGCGATGACATTCACCCTGAGCTTTACGAGGGCGAAGTAGCGCCCAAGGGAGAATACGATGAGGCCCGGGATGCGCTTGAGCAGCGATACATTCGCTATGCGCTGGAGCAGCACCTGCCCGTGTTAGGCATTTGCCGGGGTTATCAGCTGATCAATGTCACTCTGGGAGGGCGTTTGTACGAGGACATACGCCCCTTACGCAGAAAAACCTCCAACTTTGGCACGGTACTGCCTCGTAAGACGGCCCGACTTCAGCCTGGCAGTTTGCTGAAGCGCTGGCTTAAGGCATCACAGGTGAGGATCAACAGCCTGCATCAACAAGCAGTGAAAGAGACCGGGCAGGACCTCACAACCAGTGCCTACGATCTGGATGGCTTTATTCAGGCCACCGAGAATCACAGTACGCCGCCAATACTCGGAGTGCAGTGGCATCCCGAGTATCTGTTTTATCTGTCCCGGCAGCGGCGCCTGTTCCACTGGCTGGTCATTCAGGCCAAACGTTTTCAAGCCCGGGAGAACTGA
- a CDS encoding amidoligase family protein, whose product MSQNHYAMPQKADKANGEQRQVGFELEFAGLSMKRVSEVLQQCFGGELDIRSQAEAELKTEELGDFVIELDWSFGKKTAKERAEQRAKEIGKAHADDPFMEWLTKLAGQLVPMEVVCPPIELTRLKRLDRAIRLLRKAGAKGTEKSLHYAFGVHINPELPDTDAETIIRYLKAYAIAQDWLLKVHKVDLIRRVTPYIDCYPKDYLRKVLGYEGNESIETVIDDYLKLNPTRNRALDMLPLFKHLDEKRVTNTLDDPRINARPTFHYRMPNCEIERPDWSLHCSWNVWCVIEALANDAEQLNTLTEQWLAHDRPLTFEKAPWHKTLNEIHQNLSSA is encoded by the coding sequence ATGAGCCAGAATCACTATGCTATGCCTCAAAAAGCGGACAAAGCCAATGGCGAACAGCGCCAGGTCGGCTTCGAACTGGAATTTGCCGGTCTGTCAATGAAGCGAGTGTCCGAAGTTCTCCAGCAATGTTTTGGCGGCGAGTTAGATATCCGTTCCCAGGCAGAAGCCGAGCTTAAGACCGAGGAACTTGGCGACTTTGTTATCGAACTGGACTGGAGTTTTGGTAAGAAGACGGCCAAAGAGCGCGCAGAACAGCGAGCCAAAGAGATCGGCAAGGCGCACGCCGACGATCCTTTTATGGAGTGGCTGACTAAGTTAGCGGGACAACTGGTCCCCATGGAAGTGGTTTGCCCGCCCATAGAACTGACTCGACTGAAGCGCCTGGATAGAGCCATCCGTTTGTTACGCAAAGCCGGGGCCAAAGGCACTGAGAAGTCCCTGCACTACGCGTTCGGTGTTCATATAAACCCTGAATTGCCGGATACGGATGCCGAGACGATAATCCGCTACCTTAAAGCCTACGCCATTGCTCAGGACTGGCTGTTAAAGGTGCACAAAGTAGATTTAATCCGCCGGGTCACCCCCTATATCGACTGTTACCCTAAAGACTATTTGCGCAAGGTGCTGGGTTATGAGGGCAATGAATCCATTGAGACGGTCATCGACGATTACCTGAAGCTTAATCCTACCCGCAACCGGGCTCTGGACATGCTCCCGCTGTTTAAACACCTGGACGAAAAACGGGTCACCAATACACTCGATGATCCAAGAATCAATGCCAGGCCTACCTTTCATTACCGCATGCCAAACTGTGAAATTGAGCGGCCCGACTGGTCATTGCATTGCAGTTGGAACGTATGGTGTGTGATTGAGGCGCTGGCCAATGACGCAGAACAACTCAACACACTGACTGAACAATGGCTGGCACATGATCGTCCTCTGACATTTGAAAAGGCACCATGGCACAAGACACTCAACGAAATACATCAAAACCTGTCATCGGCGTAA
- a CDS encoding AI-2E family transporter, with translation MIIVGVTTLHLAQGFLLPVTIAGLLALMLSPAVKWLMRCHCPKPLASVLMILLSIALIIGALWLVMPALGQWMSTAPEKIEHFLHSDQDLQSSIAELSRNIEQTSKTVDKAVEQMMAGEGTNPIVVEQETWPNALLSGLQLGLTNTLLILALTLFLLISGDRLAINLIKLNKDHQHRKRLVSLFHHLRAETSRYLGAVTLVNLSLGVLSSTLFWFLNVPLAWMWLVLITLLRFIPYVGLSVVSLLLLLVCMTHFPHWWQAALPVGLFLVLATLYGFVIDTLVHSVRLSLNPVVVFVAVIFWGWLWGIPGAIIAVPLLTIMVAFAQAMGWQGVLTVVTRNPRRAKES, from the coding sequence ATGATCATTGTGGGTGTTACCACGCTGCACCTGGCGCAGGGGTTTCTGTTGCCGGTCACCATCGCGGGTCTGTTAGCATTGATGCTGTCCCCGGCCGTCAAGTGGCTGATGCGATGTCATTGTCCCAAGCCGCTGGCCAGTGTGTTGATGATTTTACTCAGCATTGCCCTTATCATTGGCGCACTCTGGCTGGTGATGCCAGCACTTGGCCAGTGGATGTCTACCGCTCCCGAGAAAATCGAGCACTTCCTGCATAGCGATCAAGATCTTCAATCCTCCATTGCCGAATTATCGCGTAATATTGAACAAACCTCGAAAACCGTAGATAAAGCCGTCGAACAAATGATGGCCGGTGAGGGCACCAATCCCATCGTAGTCGAGCAGGAAACCTGGCCCAATGCGTTACTGAGCGGATTACAACTGGGGCTCACCAATACTCTGTTAATTCTCGCCTTAACCCTGTTCCTGCTGATCAGTGGCGACCGCCTGGCCATTAATCTGATCAAACTCAACAAAGACCACCAGCACCGCAAACGCCTAGTCAGTCTGTTTCACCATCTGCGTGCCGAGACCAGTCGCTACCTGGGCGCCGTCACCCTAGTAAACCTGTCACTGGGCGTGCTCAGTAGCACACTGTTCTGGTTTTTAAATGTGCCGCTGGCGTGGATGTGGTTGGTACTGATCACGCTGCTTCGGTTTATTCCCTATGTCGGGCTCAGCGTGGTCAGTCTGTTACTTTTACTGGTCTGTATGACCCACTTTCCGCACTGGTGGCAGGCCGCCCTGCCCGTGGGCTTGTTTCTGGTGCTGGCTACCCTGTATGGTTTTGTTATTGATACCCTGGTCCACAGTGTCCGTCTGAGCCTTAATCCGGTTGTTGTGTTTGTGGCGGTGATCTTCTGGGGCTGGCTGTGGGGCATTCCTGGCGCCATTATTGCCGTACCACTGCTAACCATTATGGTGGCCTTTGCCCAAGCGATGGGCTGGCAGGGAGTATTAACCGTCGTCACTCGTAACCCGCGTCGAGCAAAGGAGTCTTAA
- the prfB gene encoding peptide chain release factor 2 (programmed frameshift), giving the protein MLEINPVTQGIADVRERTEALRGYLDFDLKKERLEEVSRELEDPDVWNDPDYAQKLGKEKSALEKVVETINTLEQGAEDVEGLVELAVEAEDEDTLNEAQGELDELVKQLEGLEFRRMFSGPNDESDCYLDIQAGSGGTEAQDWANMLLRMYLRWGEQHGFKAEIIELSDGDVAGIKSTTVRFAGEYAFGWLRTETGVHRLVRKSPFDSGNRRHTSFASAFAYPEVDEDIDIEINPADLRIDTYRASGAGGQHVNRTDSAVRITHEPTGIVVQCQNDRSQHKNKDQAMKQLKAKLYELELSKQNEERQALEDTKSDIGWGSQIRSYVLDDARIKDLRTGVEDRNTQAVLDGGLDKFIQASLKSGL; this is encoded by the exons ATGTTAGAAATCAACCCTGTAACCCAAGGTATTGCTGATGTCCGCGAGCGCACCGAAGCGCTTAGGGGGTATCTT GACTTCGATCTTAAAAAAGAACGATTAGAAGAGGTCAGCCGCGAGCTGGAAGATCCAGATGTTTGGAATGACCCGGACTACGCGCAAAAGTTGGGTAAAGAAAAGTCTGCTCTGGAAAAGGTCGTAGAAACCATCAACACCCTGGAGCAGGGTGCTGAGGATGTGGAAGGGCTGGTAGAGCTAGCCGTAGAAGCTGAGGACGAAGACACCTTAAACGAAGCTCAGGGCGAACTGGATGAGCTGGTCAAACAGCTTGAAGGTCTTGAGTTTCGTCGTATGTTTTCTGGCCCTAACGACGAGAGCGATTGCTATCTGGATATTCAGGCAGGCTCCGGCGGCACCGAGGCTCAGGACTGGGCCAATATGCTGCTGAGGATGTACCTGCGCTGGGGCGAACAGCATGGCTTTAAAGCCGAGATTATCGAGCTCTCCGACGGCGATGTGGCAGGCATTAAGAGTACTACGGTGCGCTTTGCTGGTGAATATGCCTTTGGCTGGCTGCGCACGGAAACGGGCGTTCACCGCCTGGTTCGTAAGTCGCCCTTTGACTCGGGGAATCGTCGTCACACGTCTTTTGCCTCCGCTTTTGCCTATCCCGAAGTGGACGAGGATATCGATATCGAGATCAATCCGGCGGATTTGCGCATCGATACCTATCGCGCGTCAGGCGCGGGTGGTCAGCACGTTAACCGAACTGACTCGGCGGTGCGTATTACTCACGAGCCGACCGGTATCGTGGTGCAGTGTCAGAATGACCGCTCTCAGCACAAGAACAAAGATCAGGCCATGAAGCAGTTAAAGGCCAAACTCTATGAGCTGGAGCTGAGCAAACAAAACGAAGAGCGCCAGGCGCTGGAAGACACCAAGTCCGATATCGGCTGGGGCAGTCAGATCCGCTCCTATGTACTGGACGATGCGCGCATCAAAGACTTGCGCACCGGCGTCGAAGACAGAAATACCCAGGCCGTACTGGACGGCGGACTGGACAAATTCATTCAAGCCAGCCTGAAGTCCGGGCTGTAA